One Poecile atricapillus isolate bPoeAtr1 chromosome 18, bPoeAtr1.hap1, whole genome shotgun sequence genomic window, ctataaaatactttttccttccacttttAGTGGAACAAAGCAATGGCTATTTTTGCCctgttttgatttggtttgctTCTTCATGCTTAGGACAACAATTCTCCTGACTCAGAGATCAGAATCCAGTTGATATGTCTGCCAGCCTATGGAACCCTCCTAAGGATGTCAGGCTCCCACAGTGAAGAGCTTTCCAAGGGTTATAATTTCACCATGGAAGACATCAAGAGCCAGAGGATCAGGTAGCAAGGAGCACTGTGCTCCTTCAAGCCACACCAGTTAAAAACTCTCAGTGGGCTTTTCCCCAGGGATCTCTGGGCTACTTAAAAGAATTCAGGGAATGAATTTGAAGGAGGGTTGGTGTAAGAGACGCTTTCTGGGGACAGTCTGAGACACGGCAAAGACCTCTATAGTCGAGTTAGgtgttagaagtttatttcagggcgtgggaTAGAGAGAGAAGGAacctgctatgagccagcagatagagctcaaagtGGGCTTGgagggaacaatacaaaagagggtaaaatatgaatacatgagtttaagacttaagattgctaagaaagagagtaacagaacagaagtgagagagccgggAAAAAGAGTAGCAAGAGAGAGACCAAGAGAAGTGTAGTAAGAGAGTAGCAAGAGAGACCAAGAGCTAAGAGAACCAAGAGAATGAAGAGAGACCAAGAGCTAAGAGAGCGAAttctcttttacaattacttatataacctatacatatgaatattctattcctttactaaccaatctttctaagtatactaatacagtaacatttgtgtgcaaccTATAGAAATCactatttttgcatatttttagttatctcagggtccttcagacctttccttataaggctgggaagagggatctcagcttggttttattgcaggaaagaatgtgttctggcataccagcctggattctttgaattattcaaaccgtgctatcatttgtatttcttccttagcctttctggctacagagtcatatttataatttctttctaattctaccttcccaacaggTTGGGAACTGAGACACCGCCTCTCTTCCAAGAGGATTGCACTCACTTCtaactgcagggatgggatgcaTCTGCCTGGGGGTCAGGGAGACTCCCTGACTCCCTGTCTCCTGATCCCACAGCTACTCCACCACGTTTGAGACCAGCAACCAGCCCGTTACCGACATCTTCCACTTCTCTGTGCTGGATGCAGACAACAACCGGCTGGACAGGCAGATgttcaccatcaccatcacatCAGCCCTGGCACCGCCCGCACTCATCGCCTTCGCCGACCACGTCACTGTGAGTGGCTGCCCAGGACCctggggatgggcacagggacaggaatgGCTGAGATGGGAGCAGCTGAACAGTTTTCCTGGACTGGGGGGGAATCACTGAATAAAACGTAGTGCCGTGCAAAGGGTGAACAAATCTCTTGGAGGCCAGAGGAGGCTGACAGTCCATCTGCATCCCTGAACTTCATCTGTTAACGTCTGTTCTAGTCAGGAGCTGCTTGTCCCTAGCTTGTCCCTTCTTGGTATCAGTGGAGCAAGTCAGATTTATCCCTACTGAATGTTTCACCCCTGATTTCACCAGTGTGTGTGCAAGAGATGAGCAGAAGACAAGTCTGGAGACACCTGGTGCTTTGGACTGACACAGAGCATTTCACAGTCCTTACCAAAGCCTTCGGAAGTCATCTCCCTCCTTTCCAGCTTTGCATTCCCCCTCCTTTGCCTTCCAAAGACTCTCCACAACAAGAAATGTGCAGGTCTTGCCTTCTGAGAGATCACTATGACTCTGCCTGTTCCCTTCCTGCCTTGATAAAGAGCTCACAGGTTCCTCTTGGAGGCCAGGCAGGCTTTGTtcttcccatcccacccctcctcCCTGCTGAATTCCCGATTCACAGACCTAGGGGAGGATGGGACAGCGCTCCAGAGCCCGGACAAGCCTCTTCCAGGGAGTCAGCCTCATTCAGTAAGGATTTGTGTTGTCTGCTGTTGCTTTGCAGGTGGATGAGGGAGGCAGGGTCCTGCTGCTGGCTCATCGCCACTTGACTGCTGATGATGATACTGCTGCCAGGGAGGACCTGagggtcactgtggtcactctgcCTGTGTATGGCTACATCGAAAACACCAGGACAGTTAAACTGCTTGGCTCTGCCTTCTTCCTTCTGGCTGTTTGTGCTCCTAAGAGGAACACATCTGTCACATGCCACGGAGGGGATCACTCGTGCTGCCTCTAAAACTGCGGCTTCCCCAGTGCCCACTCTAACACAGCACATGTTGCTTCCCTCAAAGGCCACAAGATGTGGGAAGTCAAGTTGTAGAAAGGAACCTCCCTCCTTCTGCAGCCTTCACAATGTGCCTTTCTTCCCCTCATCCTGCTGGGTTTATGTTGAGTTTATCAGCCACTTGAGCATCCTTTCACCAGCGAAATTCTGGTTTGCAGACGAGAGCTTTGGCCCACGGAGTGAGTCTACAGGGACCACAGATGCCTCCTTTTCCCTTCAAGATGTCCTGGAGAACAGCATTTACTACTTCCAGACTGTCCATGAAAGCATTGAGCCCACAGGTGATGTTTTCCGCTTCAATGTGAGTGATGGCTTCAGCCGGTCAGAGGTGCAGAGCATCAGCATCACAATCCAGGTATGCCAGGTGCCAGAGCCCTCTCCTCTCACACAAACACTTCCAAGGGCAAGCTTTACTCCTTCCTTTTTCATACGTGGGAGGGAGATTAAAGGGAGGTTCCTTCCCCTAGCACAGGCACATAATTTAGGTCTGCTCCCCAAGGAGAGCTGTGCACTGCAGCCTGTTCACCAGGGCTTATTGCTCTGCTGTCTCCTCCCTCTTGGAAGCAGCCATGATGCTGGATAGATTTGGAGGGGCTGGTGGTGCCAGCACCACTGCTGTCATTTGAGAGCCTGTGTTCCATTCGTGTGGGTCTCTCCCTgtgctcattttcctttttctggctGTGTGCCTTTGTGCAGCGGCAGAACGACGAGCCCCCGAAGATGGCGCTGGAGCCTGTCCGCCTGCAGGAGGGCTCAGCCGTGGTTGTTACCAACGCCTCCCTCAGCCTGCAGGACTTGgacaccagcagcagtgagCTGGTCATCGTGGTGAGCCAAAGTCCTGAGCATGGTATGTCCTGACAGGCCAGggagtgagggacagggagtcTTTCTGTGTCggtgtctgtctgtctttgCTGTGCACATGTGTAAGAGCCCCTGGCACGTGGGACAAAGCACAGTTTGGAGCAGGACAGCCCTGTTCTCGGCGAGCTGTCCCTGGCTCTTTGCTGGAGAGCAGAAGGGGGCAGTGCCTGTGCTTCCCTGGGAAGTTCCCCGCTgtgttccctgctccctgc contains:
- the LOC131586148 gene encoding uncharacterized protein LOC131586148 isoform X5 — its product is MSRRQVWRHLVLWTDTEHFTVLTKAFGSHLPPFQLCIPPPLPSKDSPQQEMCRSCLLRDHYDSACSLPALIKSSQVPLGGQAGFVLPIPPLLPAEFPIHRPRGGWDSAPEPGQASSRESASFNESFGPRSESTGTTDASFSLQDVLENSIYYFQTVHESIEPTGDVFRFNVSDGFSRSEVQSISITIQGQELVPSARQTWPLAASSTSTPVTWKSTRMPSPFLCLMGQTRSVPA